TTCATGCTCAACGAACTGCGCGTCGCCTTCACCATAGGGTTCGTCATCCTCCTGCCTTTCCTTCTTATCGATCTCGTCGTCGCCAGCATTCTCCTCTCGCTCGGCATGATGATGGTCCCGCCGACCACGATCTCGTTGCCGATAAAGGTTCTGATGTTCGTGCTGATCGACGGCTGGAGCCTGGTGGTGGAAGGTCTTTTGGGAAGCTTTGTCTAGCGATGCCCGAGAGCAGGCGGGAAACCAGCGGGCTCGCTATTCTCCTTCGGCCCGATCGGATGGAGGCGGCATGGTGGCGGGCATGGACGCAGGACGCCTGCGAGGAAGCGCGCCGCAAGCTGTTCGACCATCACCGGAAACTCGCGGACTCGATCGCCCGGGCGCAACATGGCAAGCGCCCGCCCGGCATGCACGAACTCGGCGACGTTCGGCAACTCGCCTACGAGGGCCTGATCCAGGCGATCACCCGATACGATCCGACGAGGGCAGTTCCCTTCGACGCCTTTGCCCGCGCGCGCATTGCGGGGAACATCGCCACTGGCCTTGCATCGATGTCCGAAGCCGGCGCACAATATGCCTACGCACGCCGGGCGGAACGCGACCGCCTGCGTTCGCTAGAACCGTCGCCGGCGGAAACCTCTAGTCCGATCTCCGCCTTGGCCAGCCTTGCATCGCGCATCGCCCTCGGCCTGATGCTGGAGGATCGCCAGCCGGTCGAGCCGGATACGATTCCCACGCCCGGGCCCGATGCGTACCAAAGCCTCGCTTGGCGCGACATGCAGGAACGTTTAGCCAAGGCAATGGAACGGCTTGGCGAACGCGAGGCCTATGTGCTCACGCAGCACTATCATCACGCGGTCAGCTTCGTGCAGATCGCGGGG
The sequence above is a segment of the Pelagerythrobacter marensis genome. Coding sequences within it:
- a CDS encoding sigma-70 family RNA polymerase sigma factor, which codes for MPESRRETSGLAILLRPDRMEAAWWRAWTQDACEEARRKLFDHHRKLADSIARAQHGKRPPGMHELGDVRQLAYEGLIQAITRYDPTRAVPFDAFARARIAGNIATGLASMSEAGAQYAYARRAERDRLRSLEPSPAETSSPISALASLASRIALGLMLEDRQPVEPDTIPTPGPDAYQSLAWRDMQERLAKAMERLGEREAYVLTQHYHHAVSFVQIAGLMGVTKGRVSQIHRSALDRLRQILGEIG